The Tripterygium wilfordii isolate XIE 37 chromosome 4, ASM1340144v1, whole genome shotgun sequence genome has a window encoding:
- the LOC119997805 gene encoding probable lactoylglutathione lyase, chloroplastic produces the protein MVRILPMASSIRPSLSTFRFSGASRYGVCLSSYNPSRRFAYLGSAISQSHIFGLKISKLSKGKGTSVGVAAKNIVRASASAAQENVLEWVKQDKRTMLHVVYRVGDLDRTIKFYTECLGMKLLRKRDIPEERYTNAFLGYGPEDSHFVIELTYNYGVDKYDIGTGFGHFGIAVEDVSKIVELVKAKGGKVTREPGPVKGGNTVIAFVEDPDGYKFELLERGPTPEPLCQVMLRVGDLDRSINFYEKAFGMELLRKRDNPEYKYTIAMMGYGPEDKNAVLELTYNYGVTEYDRGNGYAQIAIGTDDVYRTAEAIKLCGGKITREPGPLPGINTKITACLDHDGWKTVFVDNIDFLKELE, from the exons ATGGTGAGAATACTGCCCATGGCGTCTTCAATTCGGCCTTCTCTCTCGACTTTCAGGTTCTCCGGTGCCTCTCGCTATGGTGTTTGTCTTTCCTCTTACAATCCTTCTCGGCGATTCGCCTATCTTGGCAGTG CCATTTCACAGTCACACATCTTTGGCTTGAAAATTTCAAAGCTGTCGAAAGGCAAGGGTACAAGCGTTGGGGTGGCTGCTAAAAATATAGTACGAGCAAGCGCATCTGCTGCTCAAGAAAATGTTCTGGAGTGGGTTAAACAGGATAAGAGAACAATGCTTCATGTCGTCTACCGTGTTGGGGATTTGGACAGGACAATAAA ATTTTACACTGAGTGCCTGGGGATGAAGCTACTTCGGAAGCGTGACATTCCAGAAGAGAGATACACCAATGCCTTTCTTGGTTATGGGCCTGAAGATTCTCATTTTGTAATTGAACTCACTTACA ATTATGGAGTTGACAAGTACGATATCGGAACTGGTTTTGGACATTTTGGTATTGCGGTTGAGGAT GTTTCTAAGATAGTGGAACTTGTAAAGGCCAAGGGTGGCAAAGTAACCCGGGAACCTGGACCTGTTAAAGGTGGAAATACAGTAATTGCATTTGTTGAGGATCCAGATGGTTATAAGTTTGAACTGTTGGAAAGGGGACCTACACCAGAGCCTTTGTGTCAAGTGATGCTTCGAGTTGGTGATCTTGATCGTTCCATAAACTTTTATGAGAAG GCATTTGGCATGGAGCTTCTTCGCAAACGAGATAATCCAGAATACAAG TATACAATAGCAATGATGGGATATGGTCCTGAAGATAAAAATGCAGTGCTGGAATTGACATACAACTATGGAGTTACCGAATATGACAGGGGGAACGGTTACGCGCAG ATTGCGATAGGAACAGATGATGTCTATAGAACTGCGGAAGCAATTAAACTATGTGGTGGGAAGATTACTCGGGAACCTGGACCATTGCCTGGTATTAACACAAAGATTACTGCATGCTTAGATCATGATGGATGGAAGACG GTTTTTGTAGATAATATTGATTTTCTTAAGGAGTTGGAATAA